A genomic region of Klebsiella sp. RIT-PI-d contains the following coding sequences:
- the purF gene encoding amidophosphoribosyltransferase gives MCGIVGIAGVMPVNQSIYDALTVLQHRGQDAAGIITIDANNGFRLRKANGLVSDVFEARHMQRMQGNMGIGHVRYPTAGSSSASEAQPFYVNSPYGITLAHNGNLTNAHELRKKLFEEKRRHINTTSDSEVLLNVFASELDNFRHYPLEADNIFAAIAATNRLIRGAYACVAMIIGHGMVAFRDPNGIRPLVLGKREIGDGRIEYMVASESVALDTLGFEFLRDVAPGEAVYITEKGQLFTRQCADHPVSNPCLFEYVYFARPDSFIDKISVYSARVNMGTKLGEKIAREWEDLDIDVVIPIPETSCDIALEIARILDKPYRQGFVKNRYVGRTFIMPGQQLRRKSVRRKLNANRAEFRDKNVLLVDDSIVRGTTSEQIIEMAREAGAKKVYLASAAPEIRFPNVYGIDMPSATELIAHGREVDEIRQIIGADGLIFQDLDDLIDAVRAENPEIQQFECSVFNGIYVTKDVNQQYLDYLDSLRNDDTKVIQLQNELESLEMHNEG, from the coding sequence ATGTGCGGTATTGTCGGTATCGCCGGTGTCATGCCGGTCAACCAGTCTATTTATGACGCATTAACGGTGCTTCAGCACCGCGGGCAGGATGCCGCAGGCATCATTACCATTGATGCGAATAACGGCTTTCGTTTACGTAAAGCGAATGGTCTGGTCAGCGACGTGTTTGAAGCACGTCACATGCAGCGCATGCAGGGTAATATGGGGATCGGCCATGTCCGTTATCCTACTGCTGGCAGCTCCAGTGCTTCTGAAGCGCAGCCTTTCTACGTTAACTCTCCGTACGGTATTACGCTTGCGCACAACGGCAACCTGACGAATGCGCACGAACTGCGCAAGAAGCTGTTCGAAGAGAAGCGCCGTCACATCAACACCACCTCTGATTCTGAAGTTCTGCTTAACGTGTTTGCCAGCGAGCTGGATAATTTCCGCCACTATCCGCTGGAAGCAGACAACATATTTGCCGCCATTGCCGCAACTAACCGGCTCATTCGTGGAGCCTATGCGTGCGTGGCGATGATTATCGGTCACGGTATGGTTGCCTTCCGCGATCCTAACGGTATCCGCCCGCTGGTGCTGGGCAAGCGCGAAATCGGCGACGGCCGTATTGAGTATATGGTTGCCTCCGAAAGCGTGGCGCTGGACACCCTGGGCTTTGAGTTTCTGCGGGATGTTGCGCCCGGCGAAGCGGTCTATATCACTGAAAAAGGCCAGCTTTTTACCCGCCAGTGCGCCGACCATCCGGTCAGCAATCCGTGCCTGTTTGAATACGTTTATTTTGCCCGCCCGGACTCTTTTATCGACAAAATTTCGGTCTACAGCGCCCGCGTAAATATGGGCACGAAGCTCGGCGAGAAAATCGCGCGCGAGTGGGAAGATCTGGATATCGACGTGGTGATCCCCATCCCGGAAACGTCCTGCGACATCGCGCTGGAGATCGCCCGTATTCTGGATAAGCCTTATCGTCAGGGATTTGTCAAAAATCGCTACGTTGGCCGGACCTTTATTATGCCGGGACAGCAACTGCGCCGTAAATCAGTGCGCCGCAAGCTGAACGCCAACCGGGCTGAGTTTCGCGATAAGAACGTCCTGCTGGTAGATGACTCCATCGTGCGCGGAACGACTTCTGAGCAGATCATCGAAATGGCGCGTGAAGCCGGTGCTAAGAAAGTGTATCTCGCTTCTGCCGCACCGGAAATCCGCTTCCCTAACGTTTACGGCATTGATATGCCGAGCGCCACCGAACTGATTGCTCACGGACGCGAAGTTGACGAAATTCGGCAAATCATCGGCGCAGACGGGCTGATTTTCCAGGATCTGGACGATCTGATTGACGCCGTACGCGCAGAAAACCCGGAAATCCAGCAGTTTGAATGCTCGGTATTTAACGGGATTTATGTGACCAAAGACGTTAACCAGCAATATCTCGATTATCTGGACTCGCTGCGTAACGATGACACCAAAGTAATACAGTTACAGAACGAGCTGGAAAGTCTTGAGATGCATAACGAGGGGTAA